The following proteins come from a genomic window of Salminus brasiliensis chromosome 15, fSalBra1.hap2, whole genome shotgun sequence:
- the dennd1c gene encoding DENN domain-containing protein 1B isoform X2: MGSRLKENPERTFYWFFQASCPIARDKDPGVLFQFPEDFSDEECLQSLPRFCFPYDIERVKEGVAVQHFTFVLTDLEGCQRFGFCRLTSSSQTCLCILSYLPWFEVFYKLLNNLADYVTKGQTKEMQELLMVLYNHAVPTANGSVTLQLIPYFIAPDPKALPSIPESRNLTELVVAVDVGNMLQLYASMLFERRILICCSKLSTLTACVHACSGMLFPMYWQHIFIPVLPPHLLDYCCAPMPYLIGVHSSLIERVRSRALEDVVILNVDTNTMESPHDDLKKLPSDVVTALKVRLKRQASSPGAGVARAFLRAQALLFGSYRDALVYSTGGPVLFSDDLFLTHKSHSTRQFLESSIHLQFFKQFIDGRLEMLNQGKEPDDLFEEEILQCGASSGGSKSYQQWVGNLKKGGGALLLTVKSKAQMCKTATYQSKLGLKNLISSKEPKDSHALQRGGSVCGTHTIRLLQSDCLQNRLPITQHFGKSRPRRPTRKNTIPQTEEPPLDNISYGEESHIESGSSAGYLQDDPDLSVLPDPEEMDLLGEIFDTLSAQSSREPGLLYGTRSLDLFNSDCTDFITRRGVTTPSQESLNLSLGNSGSLLSWEEDGLEERPINEVEEPEAGTDRSEREGFGTRPSVEEVSVDLGRLVSDLTDLGEELKEELGDLQTSGPARDGKWAEQTKHEDGAEGKKQIAEGCNENRKQGHDVERENLEVSNSATPKEGDREATEVCLEPQQDHGPTEVCLEPQQDHGPTEVCLEPQQDQEPTEPSVQSHPGANITLNEPSPDKISQKDGNQDEDRSVPSVLSTVALFQAKTPQTRVLPETKQGISPKGLDATLKTSPRGPRKIQASSSRIILVPKGDDHIGKSPIDPATEDQELPPIKVSELKKRFEQ, from the exons AGAAAACCCGGAAAGGACGTTCTACTGGTTCTTCCAAGCCTCCTGTCCAATTGCCAGAGACAAGg ATCCTGGGGTGCTGTTTCAGTTTCCGGAGGACTTCAGTGACGAG gAGTGTCTGCAGTCACTTCCTCGTTTTTGCTTCCCGTATGACATCGAGAG gGTGAAGGAAGGTGTGGCCGTACAGCACTTCACCTTTGTGCTGACAGATCTGGAAGGATGTCAGCGCTTCGGCTTCTGCAGACTCACTTCCAGCTCCCAGACATGCCTCTGCATCctcag TTACCTGCCCTGGTTCGAGGTCTTTTACAAACTGCTGAATAACCTGGCAGACTATGTGACGAAAGGCCAG ACCAAGGAAATGCAAGAGCTGCTTATGGTGCTGTACAACCACGCGGTGCCAACGGCTAACGGCTCTGTCACCCTACAACTG ATCCCGTACTTTATAGCTCCTGATCCAAAAGCGCTGCCATCCATTCCAGAGAGT agGAACTTGACCGAGCTCGTAGTGGCTGTAGATGTGGGGAACATGCTGCAACTGTACGCTAGCATGCTGTTCGAGAGACGCATCCTCATTTGCTGCAGTAAACTCAGCACG CTGACGGCGTGTGTGCACGCATGTAGCGGCATGCTCTTCCCCATGTACTGGCAGCACATCTTCATACCGGTCCTGCCCCCACACCTCCTGGACTACTGCTG TGCCCCGATGCCATACCTCATCGGAGTTCATTCCAGTCTAATAGAG AGAGTGAGGAGTCGGGCTCTGGAAGACGTGGTCATTCTGAATGTGGACACCAACACTATGGAGTCTCCTCACGATGACCTGAAGAAGCTCCCGTCAGATgtg GTGACAGCTCTGAAAGTACGCCTGAAGCGCCAGGCTTCGTCTCCAGGGGCTGGTGTGGCTCGAGCCTTTCTGAGAGCTCAGGCTCTGCTGTTTGGAAGCTACAGAGATGCCTTAGTGTACTCCACT ggtggACCTGTGTTATTCAGTGATGATTTGTTCCTCACTCATAAATCTCACAGCACGAGACAGTTCCTTGAGAGCTCCATACACCTCCAGTTCTTCaagcag TTTATTGACGGACGTCTGGAGATGCTGAACCAGGGCAAAGAACCAGACGACCTGTTTGAGGAGGAGATACTGCAGTGTGGAGCAtcatcag GAGGCTCAAAGTCATACCAGCAGTGGGTGGGAAACCTGAAG AAAGGAGGAGGCGCTCTGCTCCTGACGGTGAAGTCCAAGGCTCAGATGTGCAAAACT GCCACCTATCAAAGCAAGCTCGGCCTGAAGAACCTCATTTCATCAAAG GAGCCGAAGGACTCTCACGCTCTACAGAGGGGCGGGTCTGTATGCGGCACACACACGATTCGCCTCCTCCAATCAGACTGCCTGCAGAATCGACTGCCAATCACACAGCACTTCGGCAAG TCCCGGCCAAGGAGGCCTACGCGCAAAAACACCATCCCCCAGACTGAAGAGCCACCCCTAGATAACATCAGCTATGGAGAGGAgag TCATATAGAGTCTGGCTCCAGTGCTGGCTACCTCCAGGATGACCCCGATCTTTCAGTTCTGCCCGACCCAGAGGAGATGGACCTTCTAGGGGAGATTTTCGACACCCTGAGCGCCCAGAGCTCCAGAGAGCCAGGACTGCTGTACGGCACCCGTAGCCTGGACCTGTTCAACTCTGACTGCACTGACTTCATCACCAGA AGGGGCGTGACCACGCCCAGCCAGGAAAGCTTGAACCTGTCCCTTGGGAACAGCGGCAGCCTGTTGAGCTGGGAGGAGGACGGCCTTGAGGAGAGGCCGATCAATGAGGTGGAGGAGCCTGAGGCAGGGACCGACCGATCTGAGAGGGAGGGCTTTGGCACAAGGCCATCGGTGGAGGAGGTGTCTGTGGATCTTGGACGGTTGGTGAGCGATCTCACAGATTTAGGCGAAGAGCTTAAAGAGGAACTAGGAGATCTTCAAACCTCAGGGCCAGCACGAGATGGAAAGTGGGCGGAGCAAACCAAGCATGAGGATGGTGCTGAAGGAAAAAAGCAAATAGCGGAGGGATGCAATGAGAACCGGAAACAAGGCCACGATGTGGAACGGGAGAACCTGGAGGTTTCAAACAGTGCCACTCCAAAGGAAGGAGATCGTGAAGCCACTGAGGTCTGTTTAGAGCCCCAACAGGATCATGGACCCACTGAGGTCTGTTTAGAACCCCAACAGGATCATGGACCCACTGAGGTTTGTTTAGAACCCCAACAGGATCAAGAACCCACTGAGCCGTCTGTACAATCCCACCCTGGAGCAAACATCACCCTAAATGAACCATCTCCAGACAAGATAAGTCAAAAAGACGGCAACCAGGACGAAGATCGGTCTGTCCCAAGTGTGCTGTCCACAGTAGCTCTTTTCCAGGCCAAGACCCCTCAGACCAGGGTTCTACCAGAAACCAAGCAAGGCATCAGTCCCAAAGGCTTGGACGCAACTCTGAAGACCTCCCCAAGAGGCCCCAGGAAAATCCAGGCTTCTTCCAGCAGGATCATCTTGGTTCCAAAAGGGGATGACCACATTGGAAAATCGCCCATTGACCCAGCAACTGAAGACCAGGAACTGCCTCCCATTAAAGTGTCGGAATTAAAAAAGAGGTTCGAACAGTGA
- the dennd1c gene encoding DENN domain-containing protein 1B isoform X1 — translation MGSRLKENPERTFYWFFQASCPIARDKDPGVLFQFPEDFSDEECLQSLPRFCFPYDIERVKEGVAVQHFTFVLTDLEGCQRFGFCRLTSSSQTCLCILSYLPWFEVFYKLLNNLADYVTKGQTKEMQELLMVLYNHAVPTANGSVTLQLGEQLQIGSEVPSIRGHTLSSKREGSGIPYFIAPDPKALPSIPESRNLTELVVAVDVGNMLQLYASMLFERRILICCSKLSTLTACVHACSGMLFPMYWQHIFIPVLPPHLLDYCCAPMPYLIGVHSSLIERVRSRALEDVVILNVDTNTMESPHDDLKKLPSDVVTALKVRLKRQASSPGAGVARAFLRAQALLFGSYRDALVYSTGGPVLFSDDLFLTHKSHSTRQFLESSIHLQFFKQFIDGRLEMLNQGKEPDDLFEEEILQCGASSGGSKSYQQWVGNLKKGGGALLLTVKSKAQMCKTATYQSKLGLKNLISSKEPKDSHALQRGGSVCGTHTIRLLQSDCLQNRLPITQHFGKSRPRRPTRKNTIPQTEEPPLDNISYGEESHIESGSSAGYLQDDPDLSVLPDPEEMDLLGEIFDTLSAQSSREPGLLYGTRSLDLFNSDCTDFITRRGVTTPSQESLNLSLGNSGSLLSWEEDGLEERPINEVEEPEAGTDRSEREGFGTRPSVEEVSVDLGRLVSDLTDLGEELKEELGDLQTSGPARDGKWAEQTKHEDGAEGKKQIAEGCNENRKQGHDVERENLEVSNSATPKEGDREATEVCLEPQQDHGPTEVCLEPQQDHGPTEVCLEPQQDQEPTEPSVQSHPGANITLNEPSPDKISQKDGNQDEDRSVPSVLSTVALFQAKTPQTRVLPETKQGISPKGLDATLKTSPRGPRKIQASSSRIILVPKGDDHIGKSPIDPATEDQELPPIKVSELKKRFEQ, via the exons AGAAAACCCGGAAAGGACGTTCTACTGGTTCTTCCAAGCCTCCTGTCCAATTGCCAGAGACAAGg ATCCTGGGGTGCTGTTTCAGTTTCCGGAGGACTTCAGTGACGAG gAGTGTCTGCAGTCACTTCCTCGTTTTTGCTTCCCGTATGACATCGAGAG gGTGAAGGAAGGTGTGGCCGTACAGCACTTCACCTTTGTGCTGACAGATCTGGAAGGATGTCAGCGCTTCGGCTTCTGCAGACTCACTTCCAGCTCCCAGACATGCCTCTGCATCctcag TTACCTGCCCTGGTTCGAGGTCTTTTACAAACTGCTGAATAACCTGGCAGACTATGTGACGAAAGGCCAG ACCAAGGAAATGCAAGAGCTGCTTATGGTGCTGTACAACCACGCGGTGCCAACGGCTAACGGCTCTGTCACCCTACAACTG GGAGAACAGCTACAAATTGGGAGTGAGGTGCCATCCATCCGTGGCCACACCCTCTCCTCAAAGCGTGAAGGGTCAGGG ATCCCGTACTTTATAGCTCCTGATCCAAAAGCGCTGCCATCCATTCCAGAGAGT agGAACTTGACCGAGCTCGTAGTGGCTGTAGATGTGGGGAACATGCTGCAACTGTACGCTAGCATGCTGTTCGAGAGACGCATCCTCATTTGCTGCAGTAAACTCAGCACG CTGACGGCGTGTGTGCACGCATGTAGCGGCATGCTCTTCCCCATGTACTGGCAGCACATCTTCATACCGGTCCTGCCCCCACACCTCCTGGACTACTGCTG TGCCCCGATGCCATACCTCATCGGAGTTCATTCCAGTCTAATAGAG AGAGTGAGGAGTCGGGCTCTGGAAGACGTGGTCATTCTGAATGTGGACACCAACACTATGGAGTCTCCTCACGATGACCTGAAGAAGCTCCCGTCAGATgtg GTGACAGCTCTGAAAGTACGCCTGAAGCGCCAGGCTTCGTCTCCAGGGGCTGGTGTGGCTCGAGCCTTTCTGAGAGCTCAGGCTCTGCTGTTTGGAAGCTACAGAGATGCCTTAGTGTACTCCACT ggtggACCTGTGTTATTCAGTGATGATTTGTTCCTCACTCATAAATCTCACAGCACGAGACAGTTCCTTGAGAGCTCCATACACCTCCAGTTCTTCaagcag TTTATTGACGGACGTCTGGAGATGCTGAACCAGGGCAAAGAACCAGACGACCTGTTTGAGGAGGAGATACTGCAGTGTGGAGCAtcatcag GAGGCTCAAAGTCATACCAGCAGTGGGTGGGAAACCTGAAG AAAGGAGGAGGCGCTCTGCTCCTGACGGTGAAGTCCAAGGCTCAGATGTGCAAAACT GCCACCTATCAAAGCAAGCTCGGCCTGAAGAACCTCATTTCATCAAAG GAGCCGAAGGACTCTCACGCTCTACAGAGGGGCGGGTCTGTATGCGGCACACACACGATTCGCCTCCTCCAATCAGACTGCCTGCAGAATCGACTGCCAATCACACAGCACTTCGGCAAG TCCCGGCCAAGGAGGCCTACGCGCAAAAACACCATCCCCCAGACTGAAGAGCCACCCCTAGATAACATCAGCTATGGAGAGGAgag TCATATAGAGTCTGGCTCCAGTGCTGGCTACCTCCAGGATGACCCCGATCTTTCAGTTCTGCCCGACCCAGAGGAGATGGACCTTCTAGGGGAGATTTTCGACACCCTGAGCGCCCAGAGCTCCAGAGAGCCAGGACTGCTGTACGGCACCCGTAGCCTGGACCTGTTCAACTCTGACTGCACTGACTTCATCACCAGA AGGGGCGTGACCACGCCCAGCCAGGAAAGCTTGAACCTGTCCCTTGGGAACAGCGGCAGCCTGTTGAGCTGGGAGGAGGACGGCCTTGAGGAGAGGCCGATCAATGAGGTGGAGGAGCCTGAGGCAGGGACCGACCGATCTGAGAGGGAGGGCTTTGGCACAAGGCCATCGGTGGAGGAGGTGTCTGTGGATCTTGGACGGTTGGTGAGCGATCTCACAGATTTAGGCGAAGAGCTTAAAGAGGAACTAGGAGATCTTCAAACCTCAGGGCCAGCACGAGATGGAAAGTGGGCGGAGCAAACCAAGCATGAGGATGGTGCTGAAGGAAAAAAGCAAATAGCGGAGGGATGCAATGAGAACCGGAAACAAGGCCACGATGTGGAACGGGAGAACCTGGAGGTTTCAAACAGTGCCACTCCAAAGGAAGGAGATCGTGAAGCCACTGAGGTCTGTTTAGAGCCCCAACAGGATCATGGACCCACTGAGGTCTGTTTAGAACCCCAACAGGATCATGGACCCACTGAGGTTTGTTTAGAACCCCAACAGGATCAAGAACCCACTGAGCCGTCTGTACAATCCCACCCTGGAGCAAACATCACCCTAAATGAACCATCTCCAGACAAGATAAGTCAAAAAGACGGCAACCAGGACGAAGATCGGTCTGTCCCAAGTGTGCTGTCCACAGTAGCTCTTTTCCAGGCCAAGACCCCTCAGACCAGGGTTCTACCAGAAACCAAGCAAGGCATCAGTCCCAAAGGCTTGGACGCAACTCTGAAGACCTCCCCAAGAGGCCCCAGGAAAATCCAGGCTTCTTCCAGCAGGATCATCTTGGTTCCAAAAGGGGATGACCACATTGGAAAATCGCCCATTGACCCAGCAACTGAAGACCAGGAACTGCCTCCCATTAAAGTGTCGGAATTAAAAAAGAGGTTCGAACAGTGA